The Aythya fuligula isolate bAytFul2 chromosome 2, bAytFul2.pri, whole genome shotgun sequence genome contains a region encoding:
- the LZTFL1 gene encoding leucine zipper transcription factor-like protein 1, whose product MAELGLNEHHQNEAISYMRFARFKRGLCLKTVDSCFQDLKDSRLVEETFTVDEVTDMLDGLQTVVHSEVESELINTTYTNVLLLRQLFAQAEKWYLKLQTDISELENRELLEQVAEFEKSEFTSSNKKPSADLIKPKLAPINEGGSELLNKAVACLQEENEKLKTRLRTIETQATAALDEKSKLEKSLKDLQMIQGDQKTNVNKDITELENRVAALKCQLEKTLNDSTANQKSLEENLVTTKHDLLKLQDQLSTAEKELEKKFQQTAAYRNMKEILTKKNEQIKDLRRRLSKYEPED is encoded by the exons ATG gcagagctgggcctCAATGAGCACCACCAGAATGAAGCCATCAGCTATATGCGCTTCGCGCGTTTCAAGCGTGGCCTGTGTCTCAAAACAGTGGACTCCTGCTTTCAGGACCTTAAGGACAGCAG ACTTGTTGAGGAGACCTTCACAGTTGATGAGGTGACAGACATGCTGGATGGGCTGCAGACTGTTGTACACAGCGAAGTGGAGTCCGAGCTCATAAATACAACTTACACCAATGTTTTGCTTCTGCGCCAGCTCTTTGCACAGGCTGAGAAATGGTACCTTAAGTTACAGACAGACATCTCTGAACTGGAGAATCG agAACTGTTGGAACAAGTTGCTGAATTTGAAAAGTCAGAGTTTACTTCTTCAAACAAAAAG cCCAGTGCAGATCTCATTAAACCAAAACTGGCTCCAATAAATGAAGGTGGGTCAGAGCTGCTAAACAAG GCGGTTGCTTGTCtccaagaagaaaatgaaaagctgaagacCAGACTGAGGACAATAGAAACACAG GCTACAGCTGCATTAGATGAGAAGTCCAAACTGGAGAAGTCACTGAAGGATTTACAGATGATCCAGGGAGATCAAAAG aCAAATGTAAACAAGGATATCACTGAACTCGAGAACAGAGTGGCAGCTTTGAAATGCCAGTTAGAGAAGACTTTGAATGATTCTACTGCAAACCAAAAATCCCTGGAAGAGAACTTGGTGACAACAAAGCATGACTTGCTTAAGCTTCAGGATCAGCTATCCACAGCTGAGAAG GAGTTAGAGAAGAAATTTCAGCAAACAGCTGCTTACCGCAACATGAAAGAAATTCTTACTAAGAAGAATGAACAGATAAAGGATCTACGTCGAAGGCTTTCCAA ATATGAGCCAGAAGACTGA